In Paraburkholderia flava, one genomic interval encodes:
- the aceE gene encoding pyruvate dehydrogenase (acetyl-transferring), homodimeric type has product MNVNNDLDPIETDEWLDALRAVHEHRGIGRAGYLVGRVVDAARRDGVYTPHVQTTPYRNTIAPEREEQSPGDRAIEHKLRSLIRWNALAIILRANKDSSELGGHIASFQSAATLYDIGFNHFWHAPTDTHGGDLVYIQGHSAPGIYARAFVEGRLTEEQLLRYRQETGGGGLPSYPHPWLMPDFWQFPTVSMGLGPLMAIYQARFLKYLQGRGLAQTAARKVWAFMGDGEMDEPESLGAISLAGRERLDNLVFVINCNLQRLDGPVRGNGKIVQELESVFRGAGWNVIKVLWGSGWDRLFAKDTSGKLLELMEMCVDGEYQDFKSKSGAYVREHFFGRFDETKALVADMSDDEIWALTRGGHDPLKVYAAYAAASKHTGQPTVILAKTVKGYGMGESGEGQMIAHQAKKMTQQALRGFRDRFQIPVSDDEIADVPFIRPADDSPELKYLHERRNALGGYLPQRRRQSTSLTIPPLASFDRLLRATGEREISTTMAFVQMLGTLVRDKDIGKHVVPIVPDESRTFGMEGMFRQLGIWSSSGQLYRPQDADQLMYYRESTDGQVLQEGINEGGAMSSWIVASTSYSTSNVPMIPFYIYYSMFGLQRVGDLAWLAGDIRARGFLLGGTAGRTTLNGEGLQHEDGHSHLMAATIPNCVSYDPTFAYEVVTIVREGMRRMYEAQEDVFYYVTLMNENYPHPGMPEGSEEGILKGLYRLAGTGKPKDKAPRVQLVGSGTILREVIAAADLLKDDFGVNADLWSATSFNELRREGMAAERWSRLHPTEPRRASYVEQCLAQHAGPVIAATDYMRNYADQIREYVQAAGRRYTVLGTDGFGRSDYRRKLRRFFEVDRWHVAVAALKALADDGAIDAAVVGEAIAKYGLDAGAPAPWTV; this is encoded by the coding sequence ATGAATGTGAATAACGATCTCGATCCGATCGAAACCGACGAATGGCTCGACGCGCTGCGTGCGGTCCACGAGCATCGCGGTATCGGACGTGCGGGGTATCTCGTCGGTCGTGTGGTCGATGCCGCGCGACGCGACGGCGTCTATACGCCGCACGTGCAGACGACCCCGTACCGCAACACCATCGCCCCTGAGCGTGAAGAGCAATCGCCGGGCGATCGCGCGATCGAACACAAGCTGCGCTCGCTGATCCGCTGGAACGCGCTCGCGATCATCCTGCGCGCGAACAAGGACAGCTCCGAACTCGGCGGTCACATCGCGAGCTTCCAGTCGGCGGCGACGCTGTACGACATCGGTTTCAATCATTTCTGGCACGCACCGACTGACACGCACGGCGGCGATCTCGTCTATATCCAGGGGCACAGCGCGCCGGGCATCTATGCGCGTGCGTTCGTCGAAGGGCGTCTCACTGAAGAGCAACTGCTCAGGTACCGGCAGGAAACGGGCGGCGGCGGTTTGCCGTCGTATCCGCATCCGTGGCTGATGCCGGACTTCTGGCAATTCCCGACGGTGTCGATGGGACTCGGCCCGCTGATGGCGATCTACCAGGCGCGCTTTCTGAAGTATCTGCAGGGACGCGGGCTCGCGCAGACGGCGGCGCGCAAGGTCTGGGCGTTCATGGGCGACGGCGAGATGGACGAGCCCGAATCGCTCGGCGCGATTTCGCTCGCGGGCCGCGAGCGGCTCGACAACCTCGTGTTCGTCATCAACTGCAATCTGCAGCGTCTGGACGGACCGGTGCGCGGCAACGGCAAGATCGTGCAGGAACTCGAAAGCGTGTTTCGCGGCGCGGGCTGGAACGTGATCAAGGTGCTGTGGGGCAGCGGCTGGGACCGGCTGTTCGCGAAGGACACGAGCGGCAAGCTACTCGAGCTGATGGAGATGTGCGTCGACGGCGAGTACCAGGATTTCAAGAGCAAGAGCGGCGCGTATGTACGCGAGCATTTCTTCGGCCGCTTCGACGAAACGAAGGCACTCGTCGCGGACATGAGCGACGACGAAATCTGGGCGCTCACGCGCGGCGGTCACGATCCGCTGAAAGTTTACGCGGCGTACGCAGCGGCATCGAAACATACGGGCCAGCCGACCGTGATTCTCGCGAAGACGGTCAAGGGCTACGGGATGGGCGAATCCGGCGAAGGCCAGATGATCGCGCACCAGGCGAAGAAAATGACGCAGCAGGCGCTGCGCGGTTTTCGCGATCGCTTCCAGATTCCGGTGTCCGACGACGAGATCGCAGACGTGCCGTTCATCCGGCCCGCCGACGACAGCCCCGAGCTGAAGTATCTGCATGAGCGGCGCAACGCATTGGGCGGTTATCTGCCGCAGCGGCGTCGTCAATCGACGTCGCTGACGATACCGCCGCTCGCGAGCTTCGACCGTCTGCTGCGCGCGACCGGCGAACGCGAAATCTCCACGACGATGGCGTTCGTGCAGATGCTCGGCACGCTGGTTCGCGACAAGGACATCGGCAAGCACGTCGTGCCGATCGTGCCCGACGAGTCGCGGACGTTCGGTATGGAAGGGATGTTCCGGCAACTGGGCATCTGGTCGTCGAGCGGCCAGCTGTACCGGCCGCAGGATGCCGACCAGTTGATGTACTACCGCGAATCGACTGACGGCCAGGTGTTGCAGGAGGGTATCAACGAAGGCGGCGCGATGTCGAGCTGGATCGTCGCGTCGACGTCGTACAGCACCAGCAACGTGCCGATGATTCCGTTCTACATCTACTACTCGATGTTCGGCTTGCAGCGCGTCGGCGATCTCGCGTGGCTCGCAGGCGATATCCGCGCGCGCGGTTTTCTGCTCGGCGGCACGGCGGGGCGCACGACGCTGAATGGCGAGGGTCTGCAGCACGAAGACGGTCACAGTCATCTGATGGCGGCGACGATTCCGAACTGCGTGTCGTACGACCCGACGTTCGCGTACGAGGTCGTGACGATCGTTCGCGAGGGCATGCGGCGCATGTATGAAGCGCAGGAAGACGTGTTCTATTACGTGACGCTGATGAACGAGAACTACCCGCACCCGGGTATGCCGGAGGGCAGCGAGGAAGGGATTCTCAAGGGACTCTACCGGCTGGCTGGAACGGGTAAGCCCAAAGACAAAGCACCGCGTGTGCAACTGGTCGGCAGCGGCACGATCCTGCGCGAAGTCATCGCCGCGGCCGATCTGCTGAAAGACGATTTCGGCGTGAACGCCGACCTGTGGAGTGCGACGAGCTTCAACGAGCTGCGCCGCGAAGGGATGGCCGCCGAGCGCTGGAGCCGTCTGCATCCGACCGAACCGCGCCGGGCCAGCTACGTCGAGCAATGCCTCGCGCAACACGCAGGCCCGGTGATCGCCGCGACCGACTACATGCGCAACTACGCGGACCAGATCCGCGAGTACGTGCAGGCCGCGGGCCGTCGCTACACGGTGCTCGGCACCGACGGGTTCGGGCGCAGCGACTATCGCCGCAAGCTGCGGCGTTTCTTCGAGGTCGATCGCTGGCACGTCGCGGTTGCCGCGCTGAAGGCGCTGGCGGACGACGGTGCGATCGACGCGGCTGTCGTCGGCGAGGCCATCGCGAAGTACGGCCTCGACGCCGGCGCGCCGGCCCCCTGGACCGTCTGA
- a CDS encoding alpha/beta fold hydrolase, with amino-acid sequence MSLDLAYTVTGIGPPVVILHGLYGSARNWRNVARKLSATHRVINVDLPNHGRSPAVGSMDYRTMAAAVLRVIERERLVAPALLGHCIGGKTALTLALLEPERIGSLIVVDVAPVDYGDHLALFTDVLCGRDALGDDAHTGLWRRLSSLMPQWGVENEDGVACLDWGADLPGIAASIPDLSGFPDELRTCCFAGPVRVIAGAHSRYVPEHDSGVFQPMFPETALIVLDDATHWAHVETPERFLVQVDAALRDAPADALADDYGFLRSLRSLHSLH; translated from the coding sequence GTGAGTCTCGATCTCGCCTACACCGTGACGGGCATCGGACCGCCGGTCGTGATCCTGCACGGGCTGTACGGATCCGCGCGCAACTGGCGCAACGTCGCGCGAAAACTGTCCGCGACGCACCGCGTGATCAACGTCGATCTGCCGAATCACGGCCGCTCGCCGGCCGTTGGCTCGATGGATTACCGCACGATGGCGGCAGCCGTCTTGCGCGTGATCGAACGGGAACGTCTGGTCGCGCCCGCGCTGCTCGGTCACTGCATCGGCGGCAAGACTGCGTTGACGCTCGCGCTGCTGGAGCCGGAGCGGATCGGTAGCCTGATCGTCGTCGACGTGGCGCCGGTCGATTACGGCGATCACCTCGCGCTCTTTACCGATGTGCTGTGCGGACGCGATGCGCTGGGCGACGACGCGCACACCGGGCTGTGGCGCCGGCTGTCCAGTCTGATGCCGCAGTGGGGTGTCGAGAACGAGGACGGTGTCGCGTGCCTCGACTGGGGCGCGGATCTGCCCGGCATCGCGGCATCGATTCCCGATCTGAGCGGTTTCCCCGACGAGCTGCGCACCTGCTGTTTCGCGGGGCCGGTGCGGGTCATCGCGGGTGCCCATTCGCGTTACGTGCCGGAACACGACAGCGGCGTCTTCCAGCCGATGTTTCCGGAGACCGCGCTCATCGTGCTCGACGACGCGACGCACTGGGCACATGTCGAGACACCTGAGCGCTTTCTCGTGCAGGTCGACGCGGCGTTGCGCGATGCGCCTGCCGATGCGCTCGCCGACGACTACGGCTTTCTGCGCTCGCTCCGTTCGCTGCATTCGCTTCACTAA
- a CDS encoding dihydrolipoyllysine-residue acetyltransferase — MSETIEMKVPDIGDFSDVPVIEIHVKPGDRVKAEDSLITLESDKATMDVPASTDGIVEEIRLAIGDKVSEGTVILLARTDGSASPAVMQDTRPTVVPPPAAANAPAGVADVRVPDIGDFADVPVIEIHVKPGDTVKAEDPLVTLESDKATMDVPSPLAGVVTAIHVALGDKVGEGTMILSLATADGVSANAASVPAPVATTAAPPAPVHEATDPVTFALAYAGPAARKRARELGVDLGKIKGSGKHGRIVSEDVEAFSSRGTAEPASAAQSTPARSSGGSLDLLPWPQVDFAKFGPIEPRALSRIKKISGANLHRNWVTIPHVTTHDEADITDLEPFRVAMNKELEKSGVKLSLLPFMMKAAVAALKTFPEFNASLDGDSLILKRYWHIGFAADTPNGLVVPVIRDVDVKSIPAIADEMSTLAKLARDGKLKPDQMQGGTFTISSLGGIGGTYFTPIINAPEVAIMGVCKSFWKQTSTDGKQYQSRLTVPLSLSWDHRVIDGAAAARFLVHFSRTLADLRRALF; from the coding sequence ATGAGTGAAACGATCGAAATGAAGGTCCCGGACATCGGCGATTTCAGCGATGTACCGGTGATCGAGATTCATGTGAAGCCGGGCGACCGTGTGAAAGCGGAAGACTCGCTTATCACGCTCGAATCGGACAAGGCCACGATGGACGTGCCGGCATCGACGGACGGGATCGTCGAGGAAATCAGACTCGCGATCGGGGACAAGGTCAGCGAGGGGACCGTCATTCTGCTGGCACGCACCGACGGTTCGGCCAGCCCCGCAGTCATGCAGGACACGCGACCGACCGTCGTGCCGCCGCCTGCTGCCGCGAACGCACCGGCAGGGGTTGCCGACGTGCGCGTGCCGGACATCGGCGATTTCGCGGACGTGCCGGTCATCGAGATTCATGTGAAGCCCGGCGACACGGTGAAAGCGGAAGACCCGCTCGTCACGCTGGAGTCGGACAAGGCGACAATGGACGTGCCGTCGCCGCTCGCGGGTGTTGTGACGGCAATCCATGTTGCGCTTGGCGACAAGGTGGGCGAAGGCACGATGATTCTGTCGCTGGCGACTGCGGATGGGGTGTCTGCAAACGCGGCGTCTGTGCCTGCACCGGTGGCGACAACCGCAGCGCCGCCCGCGCCTGTGCACGAAGCGACGGACCCCGTCACGTTTGCGCTCGCCTACGCAGGCCCGGCCGCACGCAAACGCGCACGCGAACTCGGCGTGGATCTCGGCAAGATTAAAGGGAGCGGCAAGCACGGCCGGATCGTCAGCGAGGACGTCGAAGCATTTTCATCGCGTGGCACCGCAGAACCCGCGAGCGCCGCGCAAAGTACGCCTGCCCGCAGCAGCGGTGGCAGCCTCGATCTGCTGCCGTGGCCGCAAGTCGACTTCGCGAAGTTCGGCCCCATCGAGCCACGTGCGCTGTCGCGCATCAAAAAGATCTCCGGCGCGAACCTGCATCGCAACTGGGTGACGATTCCGCACGTGACGACGCACGACGAAGCCGACATCACGGACCTCGAACCGTTTCGCGTCGCAATGAACAAGGAACTCGAGAAGTCCGGCGTGAAGCTGAGCCTGCTGCCGTTCATGATGAAAGCGGCAGTCGCCGCGCTGAAGACGTTCCCCGAGTTCAATGCGAGTCTCGACGGCGATTCGCTGATCCTGAAGCGCTACTGGCACATCGGCTTCGCAGCCGACACGCCGAACGGTCTAGTCGTGCCGGTGATCCGCGACGTCGACGTAAAGAGCATCCCGGCGATCGCCGACGAGATGAGCACGCTCGCGAAACTTGCACGCGACGGCAAGCTGAAGCCCGACCAGATGCAGGGCGGCACGTTCACGATTTCGTCGCTGGGCGGGATCGGCGGGACGTACTTCACGCCGATCATCAACGCGCCCGAGGTCGCGATCATGGGCGTCTGCAAATCGTTCTGGAAACAGACGTCGACGGACGGCAAGCAGTATCAGTCGCGCCTCACGGTGCCGCTGTCGCTGTCGTGGGATCACCGCGTGATCGACGGCGCGGCCGCCGCGCGATTCCTCGTCCATTTCTCGCGCACGCTCGCCGACCTCCGGCGCGCCCTGTTCTGA
- the lpdA gene encoding dihydrolipoyl dehydrogenase produces the protein MTREVQVKVPDIGDFKDVEVIEVMVKVGETIAVDTALIMVESDKASMEIPSSHAGKVSALKVGVGDKVSEGTVVLVLDAQEATPAAADATASAPPVASAPAVAASSSFDVECDLLVLGAGPGGYSAAFRGADLGMKTVLVERYPTLGGVCLNVGCIPSKALLHTAAVIDEAGRLSSHGIHYDAPRIDLDGLRAFKDSVIGRLTSGLAGMAKARKVDVHRGTGCFRDPHHLEVTAPDGGKTTVIRFAHAIIAAGSESVKLPFMPDDPRVVDSTGALQLKSVPKRMLVIGGGIIGLEMASVYSALGTSIDVVEMLDGLMTGADRDLVKVWEKFNAKRFANVMLKTRTTKAEATDAGILVSFEGDAAPQDAQCYDLVLVAVGRSPNGKRIGAEHAGVAVTERGFIEVDRSMRTNVPHIFAIGDIVGQPMLAHKAVHEAHVAAEVASGLPSAFDARQIPSVAYTDPEVAWAGKTEAQCKAEGVGYSKAVFPWAASGRAIANGRDEGFTKLLFDQTTNRLIGGAIVGTNAGDLIGEVCLAIEMGCEPADIGKTIHPHPTLGESIGMAAEVADGHCTDLPPQKKDHAGAKR, from the coding sequence ATGACACGAGAAGTGCAGGTCAAAGTGCCGGACATCGGCGACTTCAAGGACGTCGAGGTCATCGAGGTGATGGTCAAGGTCGGCGAGACCATCGCCGTCGATACCGCGTTGATCATGGTGGAGTCCGACAAGGCGTCGATGGAAATTCCGTCGAGCCATGCGGGGAAGGTTAGTGCGTTGAAGGTGGGTGTTGGGGACAAGGTCAGCGAGGGCACGGTTGTGCTTGTGCTCGATGCGCAGGAGGCGACTCCTGCTGCGGCTGATGCAACTGCGAGCGCACCGCCGGTGGCATCGGCACCGGCAGTCGCCGCCAGCAGTTCGTTCGATGTCGAATGCGATCTGCTCGTACTCGGTGCGGGTCCCGGTGGTTATTCGGCTGCGTTTCGCGGTGCGGACCTCGGCATGAAGACGGTCCTCGTCGAGCGCTATCCGACGCTCGGCGGCGTGTGTCTGAACGTGGGCTGCATTCCGTCCAAGGCGTTGCTGCATACAGCCGCCGTGATCGACGAAGCGGGCCGGCTGTCCAGCCACGGCATTCACTACGACGCGCCGCGTATCGATCTCGACGGGTTGCGCGCCTTCAAGGACAGCGTGATCGGCCGATTGACCAGCGGACTCGCCGGCATGGCAAAAGCACGCAAGGTGGACGTCCATCGCGGCACGGGGTGCTTCCGCGATCCGCATCACCTTGAGGTCACAGCGCCGGATGGTGGCAAAACAACCGTGATCCGCTTCGCGCACGCGATCATCGCGGCCGGCAGCGAATCGGTGAAGCTGCCGTTCATGCCCGACGACCCACGCGTCGTCGATTCGACCGGCGCGTTGCAACTGAAGTCGGTGCCGAAGCGGATGCTTGTGATCGGCGGCGGGATTATCGGGCTCGAAATGGCGAGCGTCTATTCGGCGCTCGGCACGAGCATCGACGTCGTCGAGATGCTCGACGGACTGATGACGGGCGCGGACCGCGACCTCGTCAAGGTGTGGGAGAAATTCAACGCGAAACGCTTCGCGAACGTGATGCTGAAAACGCGCACGACGAAAGCCGAAGCAACGGACGCCGGCATTCTCGTGAGTTTCGAAGGCGACGCTGCGCCGCAGGATGCGCAGTGCTACGACCTGGTGCTCGTCGCGGTGGGCCGCAGCCCGAACGGCAAACGGATCGGCGCGGAACACGCGGGCGTCGCGGTGACCGAGCGCGGTTTCATCGAAGTCGATCGCAGCATGCGGACCAACGTGCCGCACATCTTCGCGATCGGCGACATCGTCGGGCAGCCGATGCTCGCGCACAAGGCGGTCCACGAAGCGCACGTCGCGGCGGAAGTGGCAAGCGGTCTGCCGTCCGCGTTCGACGCGCGGCAGATTCCGTCGGTCGCGTACACCGATCCCGAAGTCGCGTGGGCAGGCAAGACGGAGGCGCAATGCAAGGCCGAGGGCGTGGGCTACAGCAAGGCGGTGTTCCCGTGGGCCGCGTCGGGACGCGCGATCGCGAACGGACGCGACGAGGGCTTCACCAAACTGCTGTTCGATCAAACGACGAACCGGCTGATCGGCGGCGCGATCGTCGGCACGAATGCGGGCGACCTGATCGGCGAAGTGTGTCTCGCGATCGAGATGGGTTGCGAGCCCGCCGACATCGGCAAGACGATCCATCCGCATCCGACGCTCGGCGAGTCGATCGGTATGGCGGCCGAGGTCGCCGACGGTCACTGCACCGACCTGCCGCCGCAGAAGAAAGACCACGCGGGAGCAAAGCGGTGA
- a CDS encoding MFS transporter, with translation MSGPATAHSKFSMVIRVTSGNFLEMFDFFLFGFYASYIAHTYFPTDSEFASLMLTFGTFGAGFIMRPVGAIVLGAYIDKVGRRRGLITTLLIMAMGTILIAFVPGYSTIGLLAPLLVLIGRLLQGLSAGVELGGVSVYLSEMATPGHKGFYVSWQSASQQVAIIFAATIGFVINETMTHDAITAWGWRIPFFIGCMIVPFIFVVRRSMQETDEFLARKHRPGAREIFQSILRNFNIVLAGMMLVVMTTVSFYLITVYTPTFGRNVLRLTAADSLIVTFCIGVSNLFWLPVMGALSDRVGRKPLLIAFTLLTVCTAYPVLSWLVAAPTFQRMLIAELWLSFLYGSYNGAMVVALTEVMPVNVRTSGFSLAYSLATAIFGGFTPVVSTYLIEATGDKGAPGLWMSFAAVCGLIGTWALYRRGAVEKRAAAASLQA, from the coding sequence ATGTCGGGCCCAGCCACAGCACATTCGAAATTCAGCATGGTGATTCGCGTCACCAGCGGCAATTTCCTCGAGATGTTCGATTTTTTCCTGTTCGGTTTTTACGCGAGCTATATCGCGCACACGTACTTTCCAACCGACAGCGAGTTCGCGTCGCTGATGCTGACGTTCGGCACGTTCGGCGCCGGCTTCATCATGCGGCCGGTCGGCGCGATCGTGCTCGGCGCGTATATCGACAAGGTCGGCCGCCGCCGGGGGCTGATCACCACGCTGCTGATCATGGCAATGGGCACGATCCTCATCGCGTTCGTGCCGGGTTACTCGACGATCGGTCTGCTCGCGCCGCTCCTCGTGCTGATCGGGCGTCTGCTGCAGGGACTCTCGGCGGGCGTCGAACTGGGTGGCGTATCGGTGTATCTGTCCGAGATGGCGACGCCGGGTCACAAGGGCTTTTATGTGAGCTGGCAGTCCGCGAGCCAGCAGGTCGCGATCATCTTCGCTGCGACGATCGGCTTCGTGATCAACGAGACGATGACGCACGACGCGATCACCGCATGGGGCTGGCGCATCCCGTTCTTTATCGGCTGCATGATCGTGCCGTTCATTTTCGTGGTGCGTCGTTCGATGCAGGAAACCGACGAGTTCCTCGCCCGCAAGCATCGGCCCGGTGCGCGCGAAATCTTCCAGTCGATCCTGCGCAATTTCAACATCGTGCTCGCGGGGATGATGCTGGTCGTGATGACGACGGTGTCGTTCTATCTGATCACCGTCTACACGCCGACGTTCGGTCGCAACGTGCTGCGGCTCACGGCGGCGGACAGTCTGATCGTCACGTTCTGCATCGGCGTGTCGAATCTGTTCTGGCTGCCTGTGATGGGTGCGCTGTCCGATCGTGTCGGCCGCAAGCCGCTGCTGATCGCGTTCACGTTGCTCACCGTTTGCACTGCCTATCCGGTGCTGTCCTGGCTGGTGGCCGCGCCGACCTTCCAGCGGATGCTGATCGCCGAGCTGTGGCTGTCGTTCCTGTACGGCAGCTATAACGGCGCGATGGTCGTCGCGCTGACCGAGGTGATGCCGGTCAACGTGCGCACGTCGGGTTTCTCGCTCGCGTACAGCCTCGCGACGGCGATCTTCGGCGGCTTCACGCCGGTGGTGTCCACGTACCTGATCGAGGCGACCGGAGACAAGGGCGCGCCTGGTTTGTGGATGAGCTTCGCGGCCGTGTGCGGGTTGATCGGTACATGGGCGCTGTACCGGCGCGGTGCGGTCGAGAAGCGCGCCGCGGCCGCTTCGCTGCAAGCCTGA
- a CDS encoding NADP-dependent malic enzyme yields MADDLREAALDYHRYPTPGKISVTPTKVMVTQRDLGLAYSPGVAEACLAIANDPNEAGNLTARSNLVAVVTNGTAVLGLGNIGALAGKPVMEGKGCLFKKFAGIDVFDIELDETDPDALVDTIARMEPTFGGINLEDIKAPECFYIERKLRERMKIPVFHDDQHGTAIVAAAAILNALEYVGKDIREIKLVASGAGAAALACLDLIVSLGLRVENVFVSDSGGVLHAERTEKMEPNKARYVQQTPARTLADIVDNADVFLGLSAAGVLKPEMVTRMARAPIILAMANPDPEILPEAALAVRPDAILGTGRSDYPNQVNNVLCFPFIFRGALDAGATTINEEMKLAAVRAIAALARAEIPDVVARAYGGPALRFGKDYLIPKPFDPRLIEVVAPAVAQAAMDSGVATRPIADMDAYRQRLGAFVYQSSSAMQPVFVAAKRAPRRVVYAEGEDERVLRAAQVAVDERIAQPVLIGRSEVIAERVAQYGLRLRVGFDYECIDPSDSAVSDHAAALYHSMAQRQGVSRVQAQAEMRGKSTLLAAMMLREGRADAMLCGTVGHYHDHLRYVRDVIGARRDTRTLAAMQMLMLPGRQLFICDTHVNIDPTAEQVAEITRLAADEVRRFGIEPAVALLSHSSFGSSDAASAIKMRKALAIVRRMEPGLSVEGEMRGDAALSQSVLDNEFPDSGLDREANVLVMPNVDSANISYNLLRIAAGGGITVGGILLGAARPVHILTPSSTVRRIVNMTALATVDAGSHRRGA; encoded by the coding sequence ATGGCCGACGACCTGCGCGAAGCCGCGCTCGATTACCACCGCTATCCGACGCCCGGCAAGATTTCGGTGACGCCGACCAAGGTGATGGTCACGCAGCGCGATCTTGGACTCGCGTATTCGCCCGGCGTGGCCGAGGCGTGTCTCGCGATCGCGAACGATCCGAACGAGGCCGGCAATCTGACCGCGCGCAGCAACCTGGTGGCCGTCGTGACCAACGGCACAGCGGTGCTGGGTCTCGGCAACATCGGCGCGCTCGCGGGCAAACCGGTGATGGAGGGGAAGGGATGCCTCTTCAAGAAATTCGCCGGTATCGACGTGTTCGACATCGAGCTCGACGAGACCGATCCCGATGCGCTGGTCGATACGATCGCGCGGATGGAGCCGACTTTCGGCGGCATCAATCTGGAGGACATCAAGGCGCCGGAGTGCTTCTACATCGAACGCAAGCTGCGCGAGCGCATGAAGATTCCGGTCTTCCACGACGATCAGCACGGCACCGCGATCGTCGCGGCTGCGGCGATCCTGAATGCGCTCGAATACGTCGGCAAGGACATTCGCGAGATCAAGCTGGTCGCGTCGGGTGCGGGTGCGGCGGCGCTCGCGTGTCTCGATCTGATCGTGAGCCTCGGGCTGCGCGTGGAGAACGTGTTCGTCAGCGACAGCGGCGGTGTGCTACACGCCGAGCGCACCGAAAAGATGGAGCCGAACAAGGCGCGCTATGTGCAGCAGACGCCGGCCCGCACGCTCGCCGATATCGTCGATAACGCGGACGTGTTCCTCGGACTGTCGGCGGCCGGTGTGCTGAAACCCGAGATGGTCACGCGGATGGCGCGCGCGCCGATCATCCTTGCGATGGCGAATCCCGATCCGGAGATCCTGCCGGAAGCCGCGCTCGCGGTGCGGCCGGATGCGATTCTCGGCACCGGGCGCTCGGACTATCCGAATCAGGTGAACAACGTGCTGTGCTTTCCGTTCATCTTCCGGGGCGCGCTCGATGCCGGCGCGACCACGATCAACGAGGAGATGAAGCTGGCCGCCGTGCGTGCGATTGCGGCGCTGGCGCGCGCGGAAATTCCCGATGTCGTTGCACGCGCGTACGGCGGTCCCGCGCTGCGTTTCGGCAAGGACTATCTGATTCCGAAGCCGTTCGATCCGCGCCTGATCGAAGTCGTCGCGCCGGCAGTTGCGCAGGCCGCGATGGACAGCGGCGTCGCGACCCGGCCGATCGCCGACATGGACGCGTACCGGCAACGCCTCGGTGCGTTCGTCTATCAGTCGAGCAGCGCGATGCAGCCCGTGTTCGTCGCCGCGAAGCGCGCGCCGCGACGCGTGGTCTACGCCGAGGGCGAGGATGAACGCGTGCTGCGCGCGGCGCAGGTCGCGGTCGACGAACGCATCGCGCAGCCGGTGTTGATCGGACGGTCCGAGGTGATCGCTGAGCGCGTCGCGCAATACGGCTTGCGGCTGCGCGTGGGCTTCGATTACGAATGCATTGATCCATCCGATTCAGCGGTTTCCGATCACGCGGCGGCGCTCTATCACTCGATGGCGCAGCGCCAGGGTGTGTCGCGCGTGCAGGCGCAGGCCGAGATGCGCGGCAAGAGCACGCTGCTCGCGGCGATGATGCTGCGCGAGGGTCGTGCCGACGCGATGCTGTGCGGCACCGTCGGGCATTACCACGACCACCTGCGCTATGTGCGCGACGTGATCGGCGCGAGACGCGACACGCGTACGCTCGCAGCGATGCAGATGTTGATGCTGCCCGGACGCCAGCTGTTCATTTGCGACACGCACGTCAACATCGATCCGACCGCCGAGCAGGTTGCCGAAATCACGCGGCTCGCCGCCGACGAAGTGCGTCGCTTCGGGATCGAACCGGCCGTCGCGTTGCTGTCGCATTCGAGCTTCGGCAGTTCGGACGCGGCCAGTGCGATCAAGATGCGCAAGGCACTGGCGATTGTGCGGCGCATGGAGCCGGGCCTGTCCGTCGAAGGCGAAATGCGCGGCGATGCGGCGCTGTCGCAGAGCGTGCTCGATAACGAGTTTCCCGACTCAGGCCTCGACCGCGAAGCGAATGTACTCGTGATGCCGAACGTCGATTCGGCGAACATCTCGTACAACCTGCTGCGGATCGCGGCGGGCGGCGGCATCACGGTCGGCGGCATCCTGCTCGGCGCGGCACGGCCGGTGCATATCCTGACGCCGTCGTCGACCGTGCGGCGCATCGTCAACATGACGGCGCTCGCGACAGTCGACGCCGGTTCGCATCGCCGCGGAGCATGA